Proteins encoded by one window of Deltaproteobacteria bacterium:
- a CDS encoding 30S ribosomal protein S21 — translation MAMVTSRDGESIDKLLRRFKKKVEAAAILKDVRRHEFYVKPSVKKKQKQAAAAKRRRRAATRAQKS, via the coding sequence ATGGCTATGGTTACTTCTCGCGATGGCGAGAGCATTGACAAGTTATTACGACGCTTCAAGAAAAAAGTCGAAGCGGCGGCTATTCTTAAAGACGTACGTCGTCATGAGTTTTATGTAAAACCATCAGTAAAAAAGAAACAAAAACAAGCTGCCGCTGCCAAACGTCGTCGTCGTGCTGCTACCCGCGCACAAAAGTCTTAA
- a CDS encoding alpha-1,4-glucan--maltose-1-phosphate maltosyltransferase gives MVAIKQTRIVIENVSPSVDHGRFAVKVVTGDQIEVGADIWKDGHEILKAAVLWRKVDNSEISAICGPRSVHRKQKWNETLLTTSFDKNDRWNGRFNVDSIGPWVYTIVAWTDLFASWRDEIEKKVAAGNIVKSELLEGLALIERVLATLKGKAKTELNNYFNAWRKANTDDECLSIARDKRLVEFMARHDPRFDAEYYDFELPLWVDRERARYGSWYELFPRSCGTDKKRSATFREAEKRLPQVAAMGFNVLYLPPIHPIGSTARKGKNNTSPAKDNDPGSPWAIGSSAGGHDAVHPDLGTIDDFDHYCATARQLGLEIALDFAVQCSPDHPWVKEHPQWFAHRPDGTIKYAENPPKKYQDIYPIDFETIDREGLYHGLLEILRFWISHGVKIFRVDNPHTKAHSFWEWLINEVHRQDPDVLFLAEAFTRPKRMRRLAKLGFTQSYSYFTWRNTRSELEEYATELFLSDVGHYLRPNFFTNTPDILHEILQKGGRPAFITRLVLAATLSPTYGIYSGFELCENQAVHEGSEEYLDSEKYEIRIRNWQQPGNIIDLVKIINQLRKKERALQLANNLRFLPVSNPQIIAYAKITPGSNEHIICVVNVDPHHLQEGFVTIPDELRQGAWAYNMRDLINYIVYRWEGPQGYVRLDPKAIPMHVFKIAAK, from the coding sequence ATGGTAGCTATTAAACAAACCCGTATAGTTATTGAAAATGTTTCTCCAAGTGTCGATCATGGTCGTTTTGCAGTTAAAGTTGTTACAGGCGATCAAATAGAAGTTGGTGCTGATATTTGGAAAGATGGTCATGAAATTTTAAAAGCCGCGGTTTTATGGCGTAAAGTAGATAACAGTGAGATATCGGCAATTTGTGGACCGCGCTCGGTGCATCGTAAGCAAAAATGGAATGAAACGCTACTTACTACTAGCTTTGATAAAAATGACCGTTGGAACGGGCGCTTTAACGTCGATTCTATAGGTCCATGGGTTTATACAATAGTTGCTTGGACTGATTTATTTGCTTCTTGGCGCGATGAAATCGAAAAAAAGGTGGCAGCCGGTAATATTGTAAAGAGCGAGTTGCTTGAAGGTTTGGCACTCATCGAACGAGTCCTTGCTACTTTAAAAGGTAAAGCCAAAACCGAGCTCAATAATTATTTTAACGCCTGGCGCAAGGCCAATACGGATGACGAGTGTTTAAGTATTGCTCGCGATAAACGATTAGTAGAATTTATGGCTCGTCATGACCCTCGTTTTGATGCTGAATATTATGATTTTGAATTACCTTTGTGGGTTGATCGCGAGCGCGCCCGTTATGGTTCGTGGTATGAATTATTTCCACGTTCTTGTGGTACTGATAAAAAGCGTAGTGCAACTTTTCGCGAAGCTGAAAAACGTTTACCGCAAGTAGCGGCAATGGGTTTTAACGTATTATATTTGCCACCTATTCATCCCATTGGTAGTACCGCACGCAAAGGCAAGAATAACACTTCACCTGCCAAAGACAATGACCCTGGTAGTCCTTGGGCAATTGGTTCATCAGCAGGTGGACATGATGCAGTTCATCCAGATCTAGGCACCATCGATGATTTTGACCATTATTGCGCCACTGCACGTCAATTAGGGCTTGAAATAGCTCTTGATTTTGCAGTGCAATGCTCGCCCGATCATCCCTGGGTTAAAGAACATCCGCAGTGGTTTGCTCATCGCCCTGATGGCACCATTAAATATGCCGAAAATCCGCCAAAAAAATATCAAGATATTTATCCTATTGATTTTGAAACCATTGACCGCGAAGGTTTATATCATGGTTTATTAGAAATCCTGCGTTTTTGGATTTCACATGGGGTGAAAATTTTTCGCGTCGATAACCCCCACACCAAAGCCCATAGTTTTTGGGAGTGGTTGATTAATGAAGTTCATCGCCAAGACCCTGATGTACTCTTTTTAGCAGAAGCATTTACGCGGCCTAAACGTATGCGTCGTTTAGCCAAACTTGGCTTTACTCAATCGTACTCATATTTTACTTGGCGTAATACTCGCAGCGAACTTGAAGAATATGCCACCGAGTTATTTCTCTCAGATGTAGGCCATTACTTACGACCTAACTTTTTTACTAATACCCCCGATATTCTTCATGAAATCTTACAAAAAGGTGGCCGCCCCGCATTTATTACGCGATTAGTACTTGCAGCTACTTTATCACCAACCTACGGTATTTATAGTGGGTTTGAGTTATGCGAAAACCAAGCTGTGCATGAGGGTAGCGAAGAGTATCTTGATTCTGAAAAATACGAAATTCGTATTCGTAATTGGCAGCAACCAGGTAATATTATTGATTTAGTTAAAATAATTAATCAGCTTCGTAAAAAAGAACGCGCCTTACAATTAGCTAATAATTTACGCTTTTTGCCGGTGAGTAACCCACAAATTATTGCTTATGCTAAAATTACTCCTGGCAGTAATGAGCATATTATTTGCGTTGTTAATGTTGATCCCCATCACCTGCAAGAAGGTTTTGTCACCATACCAGACGAACTTCGTCAGGGTGCATGGGCTTATAATATGCGCGACCTTATAAACTATATAGTTTATCGTTGGGAGGGGCCGCAGGGTTATGTGCGTCTCGATCCAAAGGCAATCCCAATGCATGTGTTTAAAATTGCTGCAAAATGA
- the glgA gene encoding glycogen synthase has protein sequence MKVTLFTREFPPHVYGGAGVHVKNLSRELAEMATVEVRCFGDQKNNDEQLQVTGYQAWDRMWEGNDKRFNPTLGTFSTNLSMVRDHIDSDVVHSHTWYAAMAGYMAKVLYDVPFVATVHSLEPLRPWKEEQLGRSYHLTSWIERVALENADRIIAVSQNSRDEILSLFNVDKKRIVIIHNGIDLNTWKRSDSVMTRKAYGIDGPYILFVGRTSRQKGMTYLIDAMRDVEPGVKLVCCTSAPDTPEVEAEVAAKIAQESRVIWINTLLREDQYIELYSNASVFCCPSVYEPFGIINLEAMACERPVVASSVGGIPEVVIPEVTGLLVPPAEPNVLAKALNKVLRDRDLANRMGRAGLKRVEDHFSWNSIARKTLNMYEEIVCEKNHKLK, from the coding sequence ATGAAAGTAACTTTATTTACGCGTGAATTTCCCCCTCATGTTTATGGTGGTGCTGGTGTACACGTAAAAAATTTATCACGTGAACTCGCTGAAATGGCTACTGTAGAAGTTCGTTGTTTTGGTGATCAAAAAAATAATGATGAGCAGTTACAAGTAACTGGCTATCAAGCTTGGGATCGTATGTGGGAGGGAAATGACAAGCGATTTAATCCAACGTTAGGTACGTTTTCTACTAATCTATCTATGGTGCGAGACCATATTGATTCAGATGTTGTGCATTCTCATACCTGGTATGCCGCCATGGCAGGCTATATGGCAAAGGTGCTTTATGATGTACCTTTTGTTGCCACCGTGCATTCGCTTGAACCTTTGCGACCCTGGAAAGAAGAGCAGCTTGGTCGTTCATACCATCTAACTAGTTGGATCGAACGTGTCGCATTAGAAAACGCTGATCGTATAATTGCAGTATCGCAAAATTCACGTGACGAAATTTTAAGTCTATTTAATGTAGATAAAAAACGTATTGTAATCATTCACAACGGTATTGACCTTAATACCTGGAAGCGCAGCGACAGCGTTATGACTCGCAAGGCTTATGGTATTGATGGACCGTATATTTTATTCGTTGGTCGCACCTCACGACAAAAAGGTATGACCTACCTTATCGATGCTATGCGTGATGTTGAACCAGGAGTAAAACTAGTATGCTGCACCAGCGCCCCTGATACTCCTGAGGTAGAAGCTGAAGTTGCTGCAAAAATTGCCCAAGAGTCACGGGTCATTTGGATCAATACCCTATTACGTGAAGATCAATATATCGAATTATATTCAAACGCTTCAGTATTTTGTTGTCCATCTGTGTATGAACCATTCGGCATAATTAATCTTGAAGCAATGGCCTGCGAACGACCCGTGGTTGCAAGCTCTGTCGGCGGTATTCCCGAAGTGGTAATACCTGAAGTTACTGGTTTATTAGTGCCGCCAGCAGAACCTAACGTTCTTGCTAAAGCCCTTAATAAAGTGCTACGCGACCGCGACTTAGCTAATCGTATGGGTCGTGCTGGGCTTAAACGTGTTGAAGACCACTTTTCATGGAATTCAATTGCCCGCAAAACTCTTAACATGTACGAAGAAATAGTGTGTGAGAAAAATCATAAATTAAAGTAA
- a CDS encoding glucose-1-phosphate adenylyltransferase, protein MRKTVGIVLAGARVEELSVLTEHRPKSAVVFGGVYRTIDFALTNLANADIGQVGILSQYRPASLMDHVDSGLAWDLVGAARGLRFLPPYLGSESDAWYRGPADALYQNLDFIERTVADDVIAVSGDHAYSMDYGPLLSFHKEKAADLTIAFTPVVGDASRFGIGEMNAAGEIVGFSEKPEYPRSNLASMSVYVFRRQVLVEELHKAVAGVNGAATFQIYEILKRMIPYRRAYGYVWHGDWGYVRTLDEYYQFHQSLLGSPPKIDLSQWGVRTNVMARRIAPPSPARYLPGCKVDNSLVANGCVIAGSVHNSILSPGVKIAADAKVTNSILWDNVIVESGAVLDGVIADKRAVFGAETLVGSGSANQANEELPESLSCGVSVIGMEVCIPAKTRIQKNVIIHYRVSQDEIAQEITAGKSVHAKVIQVGHVGGQA, encoded by the coding sequence ATGCGAAAAACCGTAGGAATTGTGCTGGCAGGTGCTCGTGTAGAAGAATTGTCAGTTTTAACCGAACATCGCCCAAAATCGGCAGTAGTTTTCGGGGGTGTTTATCGTACTATTGATTTTGCGCTAACTAATTTAGCTAATGCTGACATCGGCCAAGTTGGCATTCTTAGTCAATATCGTCCCGCCTCGTTAATGGATCATGTTGATAGCGGTTTAGCCTGGGATCTTGTAGGTGCCGCTCGCGGTTTGCGCTTTTTACCACCCTACCTAGGCTCTGAAAGTGATGCCTGGTATCGTGGTCCGGCTGACGCGCTTTACCAAAACCTTGATTTTATTGAACGCACCGTTGCTGATGACGTAATTGCTGTTTCTGGTGACCATGCCTACTCAATGGATTATGGGCCACTATTGTCGTTTCATAAAGAAAAAGCTGCTGATTTAACCATAGCTTTCACCCCAGTTGTCGGCGATGCTAGCCGTTTTGGTATTGGCGAGATGAATGCTGCTGGCGAAATTGTTGGTTTTAGCGAAAAACCTGAGTATCCCCGCTCAAACTTAGCATCAATGTCAGTTTATGTATTTCGTCGCCAAGTTTTAGTTGAAGAGCTTCATAAAGCAGTAGCAGGAGTTAATGGTGCCGCAACTTTTCAAATATATGAAATTCTCAAACGTATGATACCGTACCGACGAGCGTATGGTTACGTCTGGCATGGTGATTGGGGTTATGTACGTACCCTTGATGAATATTACCAATTTCATCAATCATTGCTCGGATCACCACCCAAAATCGACCTTAGTCAATGGGGGGTGCGTACTAATGTTATGGCTAGGCGAATCGCCCCACCATCTCCAGCACGTTATTTGCCAGGTTGCAAAGTAGATAATTCGTTAGTTGCTAATGGTTGCGTTATTGCCGGCAGTGTGCACAATAGTATTTTATCTCCTGGGGTTAAAATTGCTGCAGACGCTAAAGTAACAAATAGTATTTTATGGGATAATGTCATTGTTGAAAGCGGCGCTGTCCTTGATGGAGTAATTGCTGATAAACGCGCCGTATTTGGAGCAGAAACACTAGTTGGCTCTGGTAGCGCAAATCAAGCAAATGAAGAATTGCCAGAATCACTTAGTTGCGGAGTAAGCGTTATCGGTATGGAAGTCTGCATCCCAGCAAAGACGCGCATTCAAAAAAATGTAATAATTCACTACCGAGTTAGCCAAGATGAAATAGCGCAAGAAATAACAGCAGGTAAAAGTGTGCACGCCAAGGTTATTCAAGTTGGGCACGTTGGGGGACAAGCATGA